Proteins encoded by one window of Phytohabitans houttuyneae:
- a CDS encoding DUF1203 domain-containing protein: MTYEIHALPAALLDTVRASGLDASGNPVERVTATGGEPVRCCLRDAAAGEELMLFGYEPPLPPSPYREVGAVFAHAERCAGPDAGGYPEGWRGRSQVLRAYDARAGSTRPRACTTAATRGRDREGARRAGRRAGAQPQRRVRLLHVHGRTSGIGRLRPKSARGRPTAHARRRGRHRPSWT; this comes from the coding sequence ATGACGTACGAAATCCACGCGCTGCCGGCCGCCCTCCTCGACACCGTCCGCGCGAGCGGGCTGGACGCCTCCGGCAACCCCGTCGAGCGGGTGACCGCGACCGGCGGCGAGCCGGTGCGCTGCTGCCTGCGCGACGCCGCGGCGGGCGAGGAGCTGATGCTGTTCGGGTACGAGCCGCCGCTGCCGCCGAGCCCGTACCGCGAGGTCGGCGCCGTCTTCGCGCACGCCGAGCGCTGCGCGGGCCCGGACGCCGGTGGGTACCCGGAGGGCTGGCGGGGGCGGTCGCAGGTGCTCCGGGCGTACGACGCGCGGGCTGGATCCACCCGGCCACGCGCGTGCACGACGGCAGCGACCCGAGGCCGCGATCGCGAAGGTGCTCGCCGCGCCGGGCGTCGTGCGGGTGCACAGCCGCAACGTCGCGTACGGCTGCTACATGTTCACGGTCGTACCAGCGGTATAGGCCGCCTTCGACCTAAGTCGGCGCGCGGCCGACCGACGGCCCATGCGCGGCGGCGTGGGCGGCACCGACCATCGTGGACATGA
- a CDS encoding DUF559 domain-containing protein produces MPVPGRAATALEWLLFEQDGVLTTAQAAAVVGTGRVRTLTASGRWRRACRGVLIAHNGPLTAGQALWVAVLAAGKGALLGGLTAAREGGLRWPRPGPIHLLVRDPGRAASLRGRMPLDMPAVIVHRTTVLPDHHVQVGRPMRTTMARAVADAAQWARGDDEARTVVAATCQQRLVTPAEVRAVLSDLPRASRRRLVLETLTLAEGGATALSEIDFVNLCRRHGLPVPDLQERRRDRAGRIRYLDAYWREQRVHVEVDGAHHMEAGQWEADMRRQNEIWIRGDRVLRFSAWQVRHRPADVAQQLSAALAT; encoded by the coding sequence ATGCCGGTACCCGGACGCGCGGCGACCGCGCTGGAGTGGTTGCTCTTCGAGCAGGACGGCGTCCTCACCACCGCACAGGCCGCGGCCGTCGTCGGCACCGGCCGGGTCCGCACTCTGACCGCGTCCGGGCGGTGGCGCAGAGCCTGTCGAGGCGTGCTGATCGCTCACAACGGTCCGCTCACCGCTGGCCAGGCGTTGTGGGTCGCGGTGCTGGCCGCGGGCAAGGGCGCGCTGCTCGGTGGACTCACCGCCGCCCGCGAGGGTGGCCTGCGCTGGCCCCGCCCGGGCCCGATCCATCTCCTCGTCCGTGACCCCGGCCGGGCCGCGAGCCTGCGTGGCCGGATGCCGCTCGACATGCCCGCGGTGATCGTGCACCGGACCACGGTCCTGCCCGACCACCACGTACAGGTCGGGCGCCCGATGCGGACGACGATGGCACGTGCCGTGGCGGACGCGGCGCAGTGGGCACGCGGCGACGACGAGGCCCGGACCGTGGTCGCCGCCACCTGCCAACAGCGGCTCGTCACGCCCGCCGAGGTCCGCGCGGTGCTGTCCGACCTGCCCCGCGCCAGCCGCCGCCGGCTGGTGCTGGAGACGTTGACGCTGGCCGAAGGCGGGGCCACCGCACTATCGGAGATCGACTTTGTCAATCTGTGCCGCCGGCACGGGTTGCCCGTACCCGACCTGCAGGAGCGGCGGCGCGACCGGGCCGGGCGCATCCGCTACCTGGACGCCTACTGGCGGGAGCAGCGCGTGCACGTCGAGGTGGACGGCGCCCACCACATGGAGGCGGGCCAGTGGGAGGCGGACATGCGCCGCCAGAACGAGATCTGGATCCGCGGTGACCGCGTCCTACGCTTCTCCGCCTGGCAGGTCCGTCACCGTCCCGCCGACGTCGCGCAACAGCTGAGCGCAGCACTCGCCACGTGA
- a CDS encoding DUF1801 domain-containing protein gives MDDELERWLAAAEPATADLARRACALVTDVLPDPVVTVDDDLVGFGTAPGYKGLHFTVAAYRAHVTLGIARGAALPDPAGLMEGKGKVHRHVKLRAVTDLERPELRALMESAVHAG, from the coding sequence ATGGACGATGAGTTGGAGCGGTGGCTGGCCGCCGCCGAGCCGGCGACCGCCGACCTGGCCCGGCGGGCGTGCGCGCTGGTCACCGACGTGCTGCCCGACCCGGTCGTGACCGTCGACGACGACCTTGTCGGTTTTGGTACCGCGCCCGGCTACAAAGGGCTGCACTTCACCGTCGCCGCGTACCGCGCGCACGTGACGCTCGGCATCGCCCGGGGCGCCGCGCTGCCCGACCCGGCCGGCCTGATGGAGGGCAAGGGCAAGGTCCATCGCCACGTCAAGCTCCGCGCCGTCACCGACCTGGAACGCCCCGAGCTGCGCGCACTGATGGAGTCCGCCGTCCACGCCGGCTGA